One Streptomyces sp. NBC_01217 genomic region harbors:
- a CDS encoding SDR family oxidoreductase: MNLPGARERRVRTGGIELCVVELGDKEQPTVVLVHGYPDSKEVWTDVARQLADQWHVVLYDVRGHGRSTAPAPLRGGFTLEKLTDDFLAVADAVSPDRAVHLVGHDWGSVQSWEFVTVKRTEGRIASFTSMSGPSLDHFGHWIKQRMTRPTPRRIGQLLGQGAKSWYIYMLHTPVLPELAWRGPLGKQWPRILQRMEKVPAGDYPTPSLPEDAAHGAWLYRDNVRARLSRPRTDAFAHVPVQLITPTGDIFLSERLYDQLELWAPQLVRRSLPGKHWVPRTRPDQLASWIGEFVAANEAAQEDGRPVQDTAPTGAYADRFGGRLVLVTGAAGGIGRATAFAFAEAGARVVAVDRDAEGAARTAEMARLIGSPAAWGEAVDVSDEQAMEKLAEKVATEYGIVDVLVNNAGIGLSGSFLETTSEDWKNVLDVNLWGVIHGCRIFGRQMAERGQGGHIVNTASAAAYQPSRALPAYSTSKAAVLMLSECLRAEFADRSIGVSAICPGIVNTNITATTHFAGADAAEEKRLQKRTSRLYGLRNYPPEKVADAILKAVVRNQAVVPVTPEARGARLLSRFSPGALRGIARLKPPL; the protein is encoded by the coding sequence CTGAATCTGCCGGGCGCGCGCGAGCGCCGGGTGCGTACGGGCGGAATCGAGCTGTGTGTCGTCGAGTTGGGCGACAAGGAGCAGCCGACGGTCGTCCTCGTGCACGGCTACCCGGACAGCAAGGAAGTCTGGACGGATGTGGCGAGGCAGCTGGCCGATCAGTGGCACGTCGTGCTGTACGACGTGCGCGGACACGGCCGGTCCACAGCACCGGCACCGCTGCGCGGCGGCTTCACCCTGGAGAAGCTCACCGATGACTTCCTGGCCGTCGCCGATGCGGTGAGTCCGGACCGGGCGGTGCATCTGGTGGGACACGACTGGGGGTCGGTCCAGTCCTGGGAGTTCGTCACAGTCAAGCGGACCGAGGGCCGGATCGCCTCGTTCACCTCGATGTCCGGGCCCTCTCTGGACCATTTCGGGCACTGGATCAAGCAGCGGATGACCCGGCCCACCCCGCGCCGGATCGGTCAGCTGCTCGGCCAGGGCGCCAAGTCCTGGTACATCTACATGCTGCATACGCCGGTCCTGCCCGAGCTGGCCTGGCGCGGTCCGCTCGGCAAGCAGTGGCCGCGGATTCTCCAGCGGATGGAAAAAGTGCCCGCGGGCGACTATCCGACGCCCTCCCTGCCCGAGGACGCGGCGCACGGCGCCTGGCTCTACCGGGACAACGTCCGGGCCCGGCTGAGCAGGCCGCGGACCGACGCCTTTGCACATGTACCGGTCCAGCTGATCACGCCGACCGGCGACATCTTCCTTTCGGAGCGGCTGTACGACCAACTGGAGCTGTGGGCTCCGCAGTTGGTGCGGCGTTCACTCCCGGGCAAGCACTGGGTGCCGCGTACCAGACCGGACCAGCTCGCCTCCTGGATCGGCGAGTTCGTCGCAGCCAACGAGGCGGCCCAGGAGGACGGCCGGCCGGTGCAGGACACGGCGCCGACCGGGGCGTACGCGGACCGGTTCGGCGGCCGGCTGGTCCTGGTGACGGGCGCGGCAGGCGGCATCGGGCGGGCCACCGCCTTCGCCTTCGCCGAGGCGGGCGCCCGCGTGGTGGCCGTGGACCGGGACGCGGAGGGGGCGGCCAGGACTGCGGAGATGGCCCGGCTGATCGGCTCCCCGGCGGCCTGGGGCGAAGCGGTCGACGTCAGCGACGAGCAGGCGATGGAGAAGCTCGCCGAGAAGGTCGCCACCGAGTACGGCATCGTCGACGTCCTGGTCAACAACGCCGGGATCGGTCTGTCCGGCTCCTTCCTGGAGACCACGAGCGAGGACTGGAAGAACGTCCTCGACGTCAATCTGTGGGGCGTCATCCACGGCTGCCGGATCTTCGGTAGGCAGATGGCCGAACGGGGCCAGGGCGGCCATATCGTCAACACGGCTTCCGCCGCCGCCTATCAGCCCTCCCGGGCGCTGCCCGCGTACAGCACCTCCAAGGCGGCCGTGCTGATGCTCAGCGAGTGCCTGCGGGCCGAGTTCGCCGACCGGTCGATCGGAGTCAGCGCGATCTGTCCCGGCATCGTCAACACGAACATCACCGCGACGACGCACTTCGCGGGTGCCGACGCCGCGGAGGAGAAACGCCTGCAGAAGCGGACCAGCCGGCTCTACGGGCTGCGCAACTATCCGCCGGAGAAGGTTGCCGACGCGATTCTCAAGGCGGTGGTGCGCAACCAGGCCGTCGTACCGGTGACACCGGAGGCCCGTGGTGCCCGGCTCCTGTCCCGGTTCAGTCCCGGTGCGCTGCGCGGGATCGCCCGGCTGAAGCCGCCGCTGTGA
- a CDS encoding M24 family metallopeptidase, with protein MTSAVKDEHAPELRGFREVQRLAYDCAEAVAARLTPGVTEREAARMQRDWLRERGVRDWFHLPFAWFGDRTAFAGFKVPVQFFPTDRRLEPGMAFILDMAPVHKGFTADIGYSGCLGLSPLHDRLLADLEVHRELILREVRERRSLREIYEDVERLMIKQGYANRHRAYPFGVIAHKVDRVAERRRSPHVFGFGTQSLKGLLSDALHGHRDGWSPLWSPYRFSDHPPQPGLWAVEPHLGFRGTGAKFEEILVVTDSNDPEQSAFWLDDDLPHVRRWAEEKVAA; from the coding sequence ATGACCTCGGCAGTGAAGGACGAACACGCCCCGGAGCTGCGGGGGTTCAGAGAAGTGCAACGTCTCGCGTACGACTGCGCGGAGGCGGTCGCCGCCCGGCTGACGCCGGGGGTGACCGAGCGCGAGGCCGCCCGCATGCAGCGCGACTGGCTGCGCGAGCGCGGTGTGCGCGACTGGTTCCACCTTCCCTTCGCCTGGTTCGGGGACCGCACGGCGTTCGCCGGTTTCAAGGTGCCCGTGCAGTTCTTCCCGACCGACCGGAGGCTGGAGCCGGGGATGGCGTTCATCCTCGACATGGCCCCGGTCCACAAGGGCTTCACGGCGGACATCGGCTATTCCGGCTGTCTCGGGCTCAGCCCGCTGCACGACAGGCTCCTGGCCGATCTGGAGGTCCACCGCGAGCTGATCCTGCGCGAGGTGCGGGAGCGGCGTTCGCTGCGCGAGATCTACGAGGACGTCGAGCGCCTGATGATCAAGCAGGGGTACGCCAACAGGCATCGCGCGTACCCCTTCGGCGTCATAGCCCACAAGGTCGACCGCGTTGCAGAGCGCCGCCGGTCCCCGCATGTGTTCGGCTTCGGCACCCAGTCGCTCAAGGGGCTGCTGAGCGACGCGCTGCACGGACACCGGGACGGCTGGTCGCCGCTGTGGAGCCCCTACCGCTTCTCCGATCATCCGCCGCAGCCCGGACTGTGGGCGGTCGAACCCCACCTCGGATTCCGGGGTACGGGCGCCAAGTTCGAGGAGATCCTGGTGGTCACCGACTCCAATGACCCCGAACAGAGCGCCTTCTGGCTGGACGACGATCTGCCGCATGTGCGGCGCTGGGCCGAGGAGAAGGTGGCGGCATGA
- a CDS encoding ABC transporter ATP-binding protein: MTGVVRTTTFEDVTVIATESLSKRFPRVTALDRLSLDIGPGVTGLVGSNGAGKSTLIKILLGLSPATEGRAAVLGLDVATDGAAIRERVGYMPEHDCLPPDVSATEFVVHMARMSGLPPTAARERTADTLRHVGLYEERYRPIGGYSTGMKQRVKLAQALVHDPQLVLLDEPTNGLDPVGRDEMLGLIRRVYTDFGISVLVTSHLLGELERTCDHVVVVDGGTLLRSSSTSDFTQTTTTLAVEVTDSDTHPDGTDALRQVLGRAGVKLLGHDGLDGQGLPGAGHILLVEATGEETYDVVRDSVAGLGLGLVRMEQRRHHISEVFRTEDAPQSAAVAQTVPAAAGAVQQQSQERS; encoded by the coding sequence ATGACCGGTGTGGTCCGCACCACTACTTTCGAAGACGTGACTGTGATCGCGACCGAAAGCCTGAGCAAGCGGTTCCCCCGGGTGACCGCGCTTGACCGGCTCTCCTTGGACATCGGCCCCGGTGTGACCGGGCTGGTGGGTTCCAACGGAGCCGGCAAGTCCACATTGATCAAGATTCTGCTGGGTCTGTCCCCCGCCACCGAAGGCCGGGCCGCGGTGCTCGGGCTCGACGTCGCCACCGACGGCGCCGCCATCCGGGAACGGGTCGGCTACATGCCAGAGCACGACTGCCTGCCGCCGGACGTCTCGGCCACCGAGTTCGTCGTCCACATGGCGCGGATGTCCGGACTGCCGCCGACGGCAGCGCGTGAGCGCACCGCCGACACGCTGCGCCACGTCGGTCTGTACGAGGAGCGTTACCGCCCCATCGGCGGCTACTCGACCGGCATGAAGCAGCGCGTGAAACTGGCCCAGGCACTCGTCCACGACCCGCAACTGGTCCTGCTCGACGAGCCGACCAACGGCCTCGACCCGGTCGGGCGCGACGAGATGCTCGGACTGATCCGCCGGGTGTACACGGACTTCGGCATTTCGGTCCTGGTCACCTCGCACCTCCTGGGCGAACTGGAGCGCACCTGCGACCACGTCGTCGTCGTCGACGGCGGCACACTCCTGCGCTCCAGCTCCACCAGCGACTTCACACAGACCACCACGACCCTCGCGGTCGAGGTCACCGACAGCGACACCCACCCGGACGGCACCGACGCGCTGCGCCAGGTCCTCGGCCGGGCCGGCGTCAAGCTCCTGGGCCACGACGGTCTCGACGGGCAGGGGCTGCCCGGGGCGGGCCACATCCTGCTGGTCGAGGCGACCGGCGAGGAGACGTACGACGTCGTGCGCGACAGCGTCGCCGGGCTCGGGCTCGGCCTCGTACGGATGGAACAGCGGCGCCACCACATCTCCGAGGTCTTCCGTACGGAAGACGCACCGCAGTCCGCAGCCGTGGCGCAGACCGTGCCCGCGGCCGCCGGGGCCGTACAGCAGCAGAGTCAGGAGCGGTCGTGA
- a CDS encoding ABC transporter permease, whose product MSTETGAVSGSETSRIHNIGYRSYDGARLGRSYARRSLYSQSLRGSFGLGRSAKSKVLPMLLFGVMCMVSAIIVAVAVANPTATALPIKYTAFAIYLQAVIGLFLAAQAPQSVSRDLRFKSVPLYFSRPIERVDYVVAKFAAMASALFILTGAPLVILYAGALLAKFDFADQTKWFGQGMVSVALLSVLFAGLGLVMAALTPRRGFGVAAVIAVLTISFGAVSTVQAIAWQTGSTGAVEWLGLFSPITLIGGVQTAFLGADSAFPGGEGPGAGVGVVYLIVVLALVAGSYAVLMRRYRRVGL is encoded by the coding sequence ATGAGCACCGAAACCGGGGCCGTGAGCGGGAGCGAGACCTCCCGGATCCACAACATCGGGTACCGCTCCTACGACGGTGCGCGGCTGGGCCGCAGTTACGCGCGGCGCTCGCTCTACTCGCAGTCCCTGCGCGGCTCCTTCGGACTGGGGCGTTCCGCGAAGTCCAAGGTGCTGCCGATGCTGCTGTTCGGCGTGATGTGCATGGTCTCGGCGATCATCGTCGCGGTCGCCGTCGCCAACCCGACGGCAACGGCCCTACCGATCAAGTACACGGCCTTCGCGATCTATCTGCAGGCCGTCATCGGCCTCTTCCTCGCAGCGCAGGCACCGCAGTCGGTCTCCCGCGATCTGCGCTTCAAGAGCGTGCCGCTGTACTTCTCGCGGCCGATCGAGCGGGTCGACTATGTCGTCGCGAAGTTCGCGGCCATGGCGTCCGCGCTCTTCATCCTCACCGGGGCGCCGCTCGTCATCCTCTACGCGGGCGCGCTGCTGGCGAAGTTCGACTTCGCCGACCAGACCAAGTGGTTCGGACAGGGGATGGTGTCGGTGGCGCTGCTCTCCGTGCTCTTCGCCGGACTGGGCCTGGTGATGGCCGCGCTGACGCCGCGCCGCGGTTTCGGCGTCGCCGCGGTGATCGCCGTGCTGACCATCTCCTTCGGAGCGGTCTCCACGGTGCAGGCCATTGCCTGGCAGACGGGTTCGACAGGGGCCGTCGAGTGGCTGGGGCTCTTCTCCCCCATCACGCTGATCGGCGGAGTACAGACCGCGTTCCTCGGGGCCGACTCGGCCTTCCCCGGAGGGGAAGGCCCCGGGGCGGGGGTCGGCGTGGTCTATCTGATCGTTGTTCTCGCGCTCGTCGCCGGCTCGTACGCCGTACTGATGCGCCGCTACCGGAGGGTCGGGCTGTGA
- a CDS encoding ABC transporter ATP-binding protein, whose protein sequence is MTTIEIDHTSRWFGNVVAVNDVSMTVGPGVTGLLGPNGAGKSTLINMMAGFLAPSTGTVTLDGQAIWRNEAVYKKIGIVPEREGMYDFLTGREFVVANAELQGLGDAAAQKALATVEMEYAQDRKISTYSKGMRQRVKMASALVHEPSVLLLDEPFNGMDPRQRMQLMALLRQMGAQGRTVLFSSHILEEVEQLASHIEVIVAGRHAASGDFRKIRRLMTDRPHRYLVRSSDDRALAAALIADPSTAGIEVDLGEQALRIQAVDFGRFTELLPKVAREHGIRLLTVSPSDESLESVFSYLVAA, encoded by the coding sequence GTGACCACCATCGAGATCGACCACACCTCGCGCTGGTTCGGCAATGTGGTCGCCGTCAACGACGTGAGCATGACGGTGGGCCCGGGCGTCACCGGGCTGCTCGGCCCCAACGGCGCGGGAAAGTCCACGCTGATCAACATGATGGCCGGATTCCTCGCCCCGTCGACGGGCACGGTCACGCTCGACGGCCAGGCGATCTGGCGCAATGAAGCGGTGTACAAGAAGATCGGGATCGTGCCGGAACGGGAAGGGATGTACGACTTCCTGACCGGCCGGGAATTCGTTGTCGCCAACGCGGAACTGCAGGGACTCGGCGATGCGGCGGCGCAGAAGGCGCTGGCCACGGTCGAGATGGAGTACGCGCAGGACCGCAAGATCTCGACGTACAGCAAGGGCATGCGCCAGCGCGTGAAGATGGCGTCCGCCCTGGTCCACGAACCGTCGGTGCTGCTGCTCGACGAGCCGTTCAACGGGATGGACCCGCGCCAGCGGATGCAGCTGATGGCGCTGCTGCGGCAGATGGGGGCGCAGGGCCGTACCGTGCTCTTCTCGTCCCACATCCTCGAAGAGGTGGAACAGCTCGCCTCGCACATCGAGGTGATCGTTGCAGGACGGCATGCGGCGTCCGGTGACTTCCGTAAGATCCGCCGGCTGATGACGGACCGGCCGCACCGCTATCTCGTACGCTCCAGCGACGACCGGGCCCTCGCCGCAGCGCTCATCGCCGATCCGTCGACCGCCGGCATCGAGGTGGACCTGGGCGAACAGGCCCTGCGTATCCAGGCGGTCGACTTCGGACGCTTCACCGAGCTGCTGCCGAAGGTCGCACGTGAACACGGAATTCGTCTTCTGACCGTTTCGCCGTCCGACGAGTCCCTCGAATCGGTCTTTTCCTATCTCGTAGCGGCCTGA
- a CDS encoding ABC transporter permease, which translates to MYDPTVARLTYRALLGRRRAAILFVLPALLVAIAVAVRAFAGADDQVASDVLGGFAIATMVPLIGVIAGTGAIGPEIDDGSIVYLLAKPVKRSTIIFTKLIVAIAVTMVFSALPTLVAGLILNGNGQQIAVAYTIAALVASIAYSALFLLLGTVSRHAVVFGLVYALVWEALFGNLVPGARTLSVQQWSLAVAEKVGGAGTITSDVGLPAATVLLAAVTVAATWYAGQKLRTLKLAGEE; encoded by the coding sequence ATGTACGACCCCACAGTCGCCCGGCTCACCTACCGGGCCCTGCTCGGTCGGCGCCGGGCCGCCATCCTCTTCGTCCTGCCGGCGCTGCTGGTGGCCATCGCCGTGGCGGTACGGGCGTTCGCCGGAGCGGACGACCAGGTCGCCTCGGACGTGCTGGGCGGCTTCGCCATCGCCACGATGGTGCCGCTGATCGGCGTGATCGCCGGAACCGGAGCCATCGGTCCCGAGATCGATGACGGATCGATCGTCTATCTGCTGGCCAAGCCGGTGAAGCGATCGACGATCATTTTCACCAAGCTGATCGTGGCCATTGCCGTCACGATGGTCTTCTCCGCGCTGCCGACGCTGGTCGCGGGGCTGATCCTCAACGGCAACGGCCAGCAGATCGCGGTGGCGTACACCATCGCGGCACTGGTCGCCTCGATCGCGTACAGCGCGCTGTTCCTGCTGCTGGGTACGGTCAGCCGGCACGCGGTCGTCTTCGGCCTCGTCTACGCGCTGGTGTGGGAGGCGCTGTTCGGCAACCTGGTGCCGGGTGCGCGCACGCTCAGCGTGCAGCAGTGGTCCCTCGCAGTCGCCGAGAAGGTCGGCGGAGCGGGCACGATCACGTCCGATGTAGGCCTGCCCGCCGCGACGGTCCTGCTGGCGGCGGTCACCGTGGCAGCGACCTGGTACGCGGGGCAGAAGCTGCGCACGCTGAAGCTGGCCGGCGAGGAGTGA